A stretch of the Arachis stenosperma cultivar V10309 chromosome 6, arast.V10309.gnm1.PFL2, whole genome shotgun sequence genome encodes the following:
- the LOC130936432 gene encoding uncharacterized protein LOC130936432 has protein sequence MNNWAPPFIAAALFWLLSPGMIFQLPGKNSPFEFMNMKTTVASIFVHTVIYGLFLILFFIVLNVRLYI, from the coding sequence atgaacaaTTGGGCTCCTCCATTCATAGCTGCAGCTCTATTTTGGTTGTTGTCGCCGGGAATGATCTTTCAGTTGCCGGGGAAGAACTCGCCTTTCGAGTTCATGAACATGAAGACAACTGTGGCATCCATTTTTGTGCACACTGTAATTTATGGTCTGTTTCTCATTTTATTCTTCATTGTTCTTAATGTTCGTCTTTATATCTAG
- the LOC130936347 gene encoding uncharacterized protein LOC130936347 → MADWGPVFISVVLFILLTPGLLVQIPGRGRFVEFGNFQTSGLSILVHAILYFALICIFLLAIGIHMYMG, encoded by the coding sequence atggCTGATTGGGGTCCAGTTTTTATATCAGTGGTCTTATTCATTTTGTTAACTCCAGGGTTGTTGGTTCAGATTCCTGGTAGAGGCAGGTTCGTTGAGTTTGGCAATTTTCAAACGAGTGGATTATCCATTTTAGTTCATGCAATCCTCTACTTTGCTCTTATATGTATTTTCTTGTTAGCAATTGGGATCCATATGTACATGGGTTAG